The following coding sequences lie in one Lolium perenne isolate Kyuss_39 chromosome 2, Kyuss_2.0, whole genome shotgun sequence genomic window:
- the LOC127328713 gene encoding uncharacterized mitochondrial protein AtMg00810-like — protein sequence MDVSNAFLHGHLHEQVYCQQPIGFVDTERPDDVCLLSRSLYGLKQAPRAWYQRIAGFLHQLGFRSTRSDASLFVYRTGNDMAYLLLYVDDIILTASNAGLLRQLTDSLCAEFVLKDLGPLHYFLGIEVVQRADGFFLHQRKYAHELLERAGMLNCHPAPTPVDTKAKLSASDGSLASDVPFYRSIIGALQYLTLTRPKLQYVVQQVCLHMHAPRDAHWAAVKRILRYVCGTIGYGLSLHASPSTSTDLVAYSDADWAGCPDTRCSTSGYCVYLGSSLVSWSSKRQPTVSRSSAETEYRVVAHAVAECTL from the exons atggacgtctccaacgctTTCCTCCATGGCCATTTGCATGAGCAGGTGTACTGTCAGCAGCCCATCGGCTTCGTCGACACCGAGCGCCCCGATGACGTGTGCTTGCTCTCTCGGTCCTTGTATGGACTGAAGCAGGCGCcccgcgcctggtaccagcgcatcgccGGCTTCCTGCATCAGCTTGGCTTCCGCTCCACGCGTTCGGATGCGTCGCTGTTCGTCTACCGGACCGGCAACGACATGGCCTACCTACTGctgtacgtcgacgacatcatcctGACGGCCTCCAATGCTGGGCTTCTTCGACAGCTCACCGACAGTCTTTGCGCTGAGTTCGTGCTGAAGGACCTTGGCCCGctccactacttcctcggcatcgaggttgtCCAGCGTGCGGACGGGTTCTTCCTTCATCAGCGGAAGTATGCCCACGAGCTTCTCGAGCGTGCAGGGATGCTTAACTGCCACCCTGCACCTACTCCTGTCGACACGAAGGCCAAGCTCTCCGCCAGTGATGGGTCGCTGGCATCCGACGTGCCGTTCTACCGCTCCATCATTGGTGCTCTCCAGTACTTGACGTTGACGCGCCCGAAGCTCCAGTACGTTGTGCAGCAGGTGTGCTTGCATATGCATGCTCCTCGGGATGCTCATTGGGCCGCGGTGAAGCGGATTCTACGCTACGTCTGTGGTACCATTGGCTACGGCTTGTCGTTGCATGCTTCGCCCTCGACGTCGACCGACCtcgtcgcctactcggacgcGGACTGGGCGGGATGCCCGGACACGCGATGCTCCACCAGCGGTTACTGCGTCTACCTCGGCTCGTCGCTTGTCTCTTGGTCCTCCAAGAGGCAGCCCACCGTGTCTCGCTCCAGCGCTGAGACTGAGTACCGTGTTGTGGCCCACGCTGTGGCCGAGTGCAc GCTCTGA